GCCGCCTAAAAAAGACTCACCACTACACTGTCATACTTGTCATAACACAAAATGGTGAAGACCCACTAAAACAAGAAGGGAATGAAATCGCTGATAGCCTGATCCCGCACCAACAATTTTTTAAGGATATGGCTGAAGAATGGATGGACCAAAACTCCCTTGACTTTATTGTTTCTATCACCGAAGGCTTCATTCGCATTGCCGATCCCAATAGGACAATTTTAGCCTATGCAGAGGTTGTCAAAAATGCTTATGATAGTGACAACAAATTCGCTCATCTCGTTATCCATTTTGCTCCGGTAGCCGGGGATCTTTAGGAGGTATGTCATGTTCAGATATATGTGTATCCTTGTGTATATCTCAATACTGTCTCTGCTTATATTGGTTGACTCTTCACAAGCAAAGACGACAGACTCTGGTTTTGGCAAAGATCGGTTCTGGAGTACCGGGATATTCGGAGCTTTTGGACCCGGCACCAATATGACTTTTTTCCCTGGTGCATCTGTGGGTTGGTCCACTAATGTCAGACAGTACAACATAGGAGCCGACCTGCTATTCACTTGGCCCAAAGATGATGCAATGCAATGGCCACCAAATGATATTGAGGTGTTCCAGTATGGCTTTCTTTTCTGGTCCCTCACCGCACGACGCTTCTTATCTCAGGGCGATGTTGCACCCGTAATAGGAGCAGGAGTAGATCTGGCTGTCATTTATGGCCGAATTACACACAAGGGCTGGTCTATAACCGATGGAACCAAAAGGGGTTTCGGTGCTCATATAACCTTTGGAGCAGAGGTGCTCAGGCATACAAACAGTCGCTTAAGGCTTGAGGCTAGAGCTGACCTACCTTTCTTTAAGTTCAGTGCATCCAGAGGAAGCACATTCGAGCCCCCCTACAAATCATATCTGTTACCTATAACTATAGGCATTAGCTATCACAGATAATGAATAAGGAGAAACACCTATGTTGATCAAAAAGGTGCTGGTGCTATCATTCCTGCTTGTGATGTTTGGTTCTGCACAGGCAGAGATGACAAGCTCAGATTCTTACAAGGGATGGAATATCGGGATCTTTGGGGCCTTTGTCCCTCACAAGAATATGAATGTTTACCCTGGCGTATTTGTGGGATGGTCTTCCCATATAAAAAAGTACAGTGTGGGTGCCGACTTCAGGTTCGTCTGGCCCAGTGATCGACCTCACACGGCATCAGAAGTGTTCCAAGAGGTTGAATACTTCTTTGTTTTCCTCTCTATCACCGCACGACGCTTCTTTACCTATGGCAATATTATGCCAGCAATAGGGGCTGGAATATCTGTAGGAAACATTGAGGGCGACCGTGGCACCATTGGTCCCTCGAATTATGAAATAAGTGGTTCACTAAATGGAGCCAACAAAGGCTTTGGTGCTCACGTAACACTTGGAGCAGACGTGCTTAGGCTCGCAAAAAACCGTGTGAGACTTGAGGCCAGAGTTGATTTCCCTTTCTACAAATCACACCTCTCCACTGCCCGGGTGCGTAGGCTTGAATCGTCGTATGTAATACCAATTTCTGTGGATCTATCATATCACAGATAAATAGGCGTAAAGGTAAGGTTGTTAAAAAAGCCGCTGGCCATTCTGTATTGATCCCGCGCAGGATATCGAGGTTGTCCGCTTCGAAGATCGTGCGGTTATTTATATTTGGCATTTATCTCCTCTTTGGTGGGGAAAATCATGCCCTCGTTCCTAATGTAGCCCCCAAGGTCTGGATATACCGTACTTGGCCTTACATTGCAATAAACATCAAGATGGCTCAAAAGAGATAGCTTCTCTTCCTTTGGCACCGGAATAGCCAATACATCTTCATCAAGAGGGATAGATCCGCCCTCTCTTGGCCGAACAAAAACACTACTTTGGTACTTGCTGTATCCGGCATGAGGGAATTCCATGATTGGGTGCTTTTCGGGGATTGTCAATGGGCGATATATCACAATGCGCCCATCGTGACGAGATTTGCCGCGGCTTATGGGATGGCCTGCAATATCCGAACATGCAAAATATATGGCAATATTCACATCCCTTGAAAAGTCTATGAAATTCGTTTTTCCGCCTGCCTGCCTTATTTTTGCCAGCGTCTCCCAGGACTCTTTAGGCACCTGCTCGAGAGGGTTGTCCCCCATAAATGTAGCGAACAATTCATATTCCCTTTCCACATCCACCCCCTCAAATACGCCAGCACCTGATACTGCGTGCCCCTCACATATTTTTATATCCTCCTCTCTTTCTTGAGCAGAATATTCAGCCCAGCGAGGATCTCCCTTCTCACGCATCCTGTAGAATCCCGAGGATATGTGTTCAAATTTTTGAGGTTCCCCCCTGAACAACATCTGCCGATGCGTGTAAGGCATGGAATCTATTTGTTTGATCAGTTCGTTGTAGAACATATCACTCCCCCTTCCTTCGTCCGTCCCGAAGGCCGTTTTGTCTTATGTCGCGTCTGTCTGTTGGTGTTGGCCTATGAAACCAATAACAACGCGCTTCTTACTCTCGTCCCAATCAAAAGCGACCCGAATGGTATAGCGAGCATCCTTATTGCTCCCTGTTCCAATGTGTCTTTCAAGCCAATAGACCCTGTTGTCAACTTTGGTAGTGTACCACTCTTCGTACTTTTTCATCGTCCTCTTGCTCTGGCGCCTCTTGTACCACCACTTACACGCTTTCCGAACGGACACATCGAGATTTGTCAGCT
This genomic interval from Gemmatimonadota bacterium contains the following:
- a CDS encoding FRG domain-containing protein encodes the protein MFYNELIKQIDSMPYTHRQMLFRGEPQKFEHISSGFYRMREKGDPRWAEYSAQEREEDIKICEGHAVSGAGVFEGVDVEREYELFATFMGDNPLEQVPKESWETLAKIRQAGGKTNFIDFSRDVNIAIYFACSDIAGHPISRGKSRHDGRIVIYRPLTIPEKHPIMEFPHAGYSKYQSSVFVRPREGGSIPLDEDVLAIPVPKEEKLSLLSHLDVYCNVRPSTVYPDLGGYIRNEGMIFPTKEEINAKYK